The Chloroflexus aggregans DSM 9485 genome segment TCGCCAGAGTACGCAAGCCGGGCAAGAGGTCAGCCGGCAGCTCGATGCCAATCGGTGCTAGCGCGTTATCGGCTAACAACCCTACCAGTGCCTCTTGATCGGCCCAGATCAGGTCGGGCGGCGGCAGGCCGAGCAGGTGATCGGTGGCGAGACTAATGAGCAACCCATCAGGATCACGGGGCACAATTGTTACGTGGAGATCGCCGATCTGTGCTGCTCGGTGTAGTTCGCTAGCAACTACCGCCTGTGCATCAGGGAGTTCGGCAACCCAAATGGTTAAATTACGGGTGACCGGTGTGGCCGTTGGCGGTGCTGTAGGCGTAGCAGCGGGCATTGCGGTCGCCGTAGGCGCTGTGGTCGTTGTGGGCGCTGCGGTCACGGTCACCGTCGGCGTTGGCGCGGGTGCCGGCGCAGCGCATGCAATGCAGATCAGCGCCGCAACGCCGATCAGCGCCGCGGCGCGGGCAATGCAAGCAATCACAAAGCTATCCCTGCAAATGGGCCTCGAGGAACCAGAGGTCCTTGTCAATCGTGCGGGCGATTTCGGTCAGCAGATCGGCGGTAGCCTGATCGCCCAGATCAGCGGCAGTCGTAATAGCTTGCCGGGTTGTATGAGCATAGGCAGCGAAGCGATCGGCCAGCGCAGCAACATGCGCCATACCATCGGTAATATCGGTTGGATATTCAGGCAGGCGTGATGTCGCAGCGGCCATGCGAACGGTTCCCATCGCCATACCGCCGAGTGCGGTTACACGTTCGGCCAGTGTGTCGACGAAGCCGCTCAAATGGCTGGCCAGTTCGTCAAAGAGTTCGTGGAGAGCGATAAACTGCGACCCTTTGACGTTCCAGTGCGCCTGTTTGGTCTGACTCATCAGATCGAACGTATCGGCCAGTTGTTGATTGAGCATCGCGGTCAATGTCCGCCGCCGTTCAAGCGGCAGGTCAATCCGAGTTACAAATTCCGTGGTTTGAGTCATGGGTTCCCTCCTTGCATTGAGCTTCTCGACCGACTCTGTCAAGGCGATAAGCCTATGACACCGGCGATGACAGCAGACGAGGGTGTCATCCTGGTACTATCATCATACCAAAGTCATGAAGATTGTGCCAATGGAGTGACGTTACACTGGTTATCATCGCCCACCGATGAAGTCTATTGTGAAGGAGTTGTACGAGATGTGGTATCGATTAAGCCGGTGCTTCCACATAGTGGTGACTGTGATGCTCCTATCGATGTTGCCGGTGCAATCTGTACGAGCGCAGAACCGTATCTGCTTCACCGAGGTGCCTGATTGTATTGAAGGCCGGTTTGCCGAATACTGGCAGCAGCACGGAGGCTTACCGGTGTTTGGGTTTCCGATCACGCCGGTGTTTGAGCAAGAGGTCGAAGGCCGGGTTTATAAGGTGCAAATCTTTGAACGCAATCGCTTTGAACTTCACCCAGAACTGGCGCGCCCGTATGATGTCTTGCTCGGTCGGTTAGGTGACGATCTGTTGCAACGGCGGGGGACACCGTGGCAAAACGAACCGAAAGCGCCGGTGATGCAGCAGGCCGGTTGTCGCTATTTCGCCGAGACCCAGCATCTCGTATGTGACGCATTTCTGCGGTATTGGCAATCGCATGGGCTTGAGTTTGATGGGCGGTCGGGGTTTAGTGAAGCGGAGAGTCTGGCACTTTTTGGTTTGCCGTTGACCGAACCGCGGATAGAGACAAACTCGTCGGGTGATACGGTCCTGACGCAGTGGTTTGAGCGGGCGCGGTTTGAGTTGCATCCCTACCTTGGCCCTGAAGTGGTCTTACTCGGTTTGCTTGGTCGGGAAGCATTTAACGTAAGCACGCCATCGGTGGTTTTGCCGGACGATTGGTTAGGACGGCTCAATGCCTATCGGGTATTGGCCGGTTTATCGCCGGTGCAAGAAGATGCGGTTCTGAATGAGCGTTGTTTTCAGCATGCCCGCTATATGGCCGAGAACAGTGATCTGACGCATCAGCAAAATCCATCGCTTCCGTATGCTTCACCAGATGGACAAATCTGTGCGCAGCACGGTAATGTTTGGCTCGGTTGGGGCACAAGGTGGCAACCGGTGCATGCCATCGATGGGTGGATGGAGTCGGTTGGGCATCGGTTGTGGATGTTGTATCCAACGCTGCGGTTGGTTGGGTTCGGTTTCTACACGACTGCGAGTGGCTTACAGAGTGCGGCAGCGCTCGATGTGTTGTCGAATTTTAATGAAGGTGTTGATTATCCCGGCTGGCCGGTGCGTTATCCGGGGGCCAACCAACAAGGGGTGCCAGCGACCATCTATCCGATCACGCTGCACTGGCGCTATTTCGGTAATGCTCCAGTGGTCACGGCGACCGAGCTGCGGGTGGTGAGCGGCGCGACGTTGCCGCATACGGTTTCGACCGATTTGCCTGCTGGCCATAAGGGGATCATGATCATACCCGCACAGCCACTGCCGGCATTGGCAACGATTGAGGTGACAGTAGCCGGTAATTATGACGGACGCACGTTTACCTACACGTGGCGGTTTCAGACGGGGTGGTGAGCGTTACCGGTTGATGTGAAATGATAACTGTGAAATGCAGCAGTTGCACTGCCGCACTCCATAATTGGGCGGTATGGATGGTTTGAGCGGGGCGGCAGTTAGACTGCCGCACTCCAGAACGTATCGTTGGATCAAGAGGTTGCTAACCGGTTTGTGTTGGACTACGCGTTTGGAGGAGATTGCTTGGGGCGAGATACAGCGGCGTGATCGCTTGCTGCGCTCTCACTGTAACGTAAGGTGTTTGGGATGCGTCGATTTCTGCTCATTATCTCCTTGTTGTTCGTCGTTACACTCGCTTCCGTTCAAGCCCAAGCCAACCCGGTGACGTTGTGGGTACCGTTGGTGCAGGCTCCGCCACCTACGGTGGCCGGTTATCTGGGGAGTGCGCAAGATGATACGCTGGTCGCGGTGGGGTTTGACCCTGCCGGCGCATTGGTGCTCGCGGGGAATGTGCCGGCGCTGGCCGGTGCGCCAGAGACGATCGTACCGGGGGGCGGGGCCGGCGCGTTGATCCAAATTGCCGCCGATGGGCGGACGATCAGCAGGGTGGTGCGAGTCGCTGCGAAACTCAACCACGCGGCGTTAGCCGCCGATGGCAGCGCCGTCGCGTGCGGGCCGGATGGGGTGATCGTGTTGGAACCTGATCTGGCGACGGTGCGGTGGCGGGCGACGCCGGGTGCGATTGCGCGTTGTGCGATTGGCGCTGATGGCCGGGTGGCGGCGTTGCGAGCCGTCGATCGAACGGTGCCGGTCTATCCGCCGGCTGGCGGCTCGCCATTGGCGATTGCCGTGGCCGGCACTGCGGTCGCCGATATTGCGCTCGATACGGCGAATGGGCTGCTGGTTGCCACTGGCTACACCCAAGCGGCTTCTGATCTGAAAGTGGCCTTTCTGCGCGCTTACCGTCTTACTGATGGCAGTGTGGCATGGCAGCGCTACGGTTTTAGCGCCGCGGCTGTTAAGGGTGCGAATCTGGCTGCCGACAGCGAAGGACGGCGTCTGGCGCTAGGGGCAGATGGTCTGCTCTATTTCGCCGGCTTCACCGATGGCGGCAATTCCATCTTTGGCCGCGATCCTGCCAATCTGAGCCGCGTGCTGAGCACGAGCGAGTTGATCACGTTCGACCAATACAACAATCCGTTCAATCTCAGCGGCGCAAAATCGTTGGCGTGGTATGGCCGGTTCGATCCGGCGACCGGCGCGCTGTTGCGCGGGCAGTGGCTGCTCACTCGCCTGAGTGATGGCAAGGGCAATTCGATCACGATCCGGGCGTTGGCAGCAGCGGCTGACGGGACGCTGCTGATTGTGGGTGATACCGCTTGCTGTCTGCAAGGCCGCAGCGCGATGCAACTCTTTGGCTACACCCTCGGCAATTACGAATTGGGCGAGCCGTTTGCATTAGTGGTTAGTCCTGACTTCGGCCAACGCCGGCTGTGGACGGCGCTAGCTGCGCCGGGGGCGACAGCGGGGAGTTCGCCAGCAATTGCAGTGGCGCTGACCAATGATCGGCTGGTGCTGGTGGTGAATGTGACGCCGAACACCGCCAACACGCGCGCTTTGGTGACAGTGGGCAATCCGGTGTTTACGGCCAGCAATGGCGGGCGCGAGGGCTACTATCTGCTGATGGCGCGGCCTTGATATGGGGGTAATGTCGTTGGTTGACGGTTCGCTGCACCTTGTGTTCCAGCAATCACTGGCAGCAGTGAATATGTGGAGTGCGGCAGTGCAACCGCCGCACTCCAGCATAGGGTGAAGGCATAGAGCGGGGCGGCAGTTCGACTGCCGCACTCCATATCAACCGGCGCACCGGCGATGCTGGGATCGTGGTACGATACCATTGAGAGCCTTTGACCGGCAAGGAGTTGCATCGTGTCCACCGTTTCGGAAACCGCCATTGCCGAGATTCACCGTGTCGCAACCGCCATTCGCGCGCGGATCGGCGAAATTATCGTTGGCAAAGAAACTATTATCGATTTGCTACTCGCAGCGCTGCTCTGCGAAGGGCATGTCTTGCTCGAGGACGTACCCGGTACCGGTAAAACCACGCTCGCCCGCGCCTTGGCCGGCGCTCTTGGTTGTACCTTTCAGCGCATTCAATTTACGCCCGACCTGTTACCCTCTGATATTACCGGCTTATCATTCTTCAACCAAAAAATAGGCGAGTTTCAGTTTCGTCCCGGCCCGATCTTTGCCCAGATCGTGCTGACCGATGAGATCAACCGGGCCACGCCGCGTACCCAAAGTGCTCTCCTTGAAGCCATGCAAGAGCGGACGGTCTCAATCGACGGCGAGACGCGCTCGCTGCCGCGCCCGTTTCTAGTTATCGCCACTCAGAATCCAATTGAGCTAGAAGGCACTTTTCCCTTACCGGAGGCCCAACTCGACCGATTCTTGATCAAAGTGGCGATGGGGTATCCGAGCGCGGCTGAGGAAGAGGAGATTGTGCGGCGCTCGTTAGTGCCGGCCAACTCAACCGTCGTATCGCCGGTTGTCAGCGCCGAAACCGTTCGCACGCTACAAGCAGCAGTACGCACCGTCGCAATCAGCCCACCGGTACGGCAGTATTTGGTAGCAATTGCCCGTGCTACCCGCGGTCATCCCGACATCGAACTAGGTGCCAGCCCGCGCGGCTCGTTAGCATTGGCCCATTTGGCGCAGGCGTGGGCAGCTATGGCCGGGCGGAACTTTGTCTTACCCGATGATGTCAAAGTGATGGTGATCCCGGCTCTTAACCACCGCCTTATCCTTACTGCCGAAGCCCGCCTCCGCGGTCAGACGACGACAGTGATTCTCCAGCGTCTGCTCGATCAGATTCCGGTACCGGTGGAAGGTGAAGTTGCGTGATAAAGAAGCATGCCCGTGTATGACTTAGCCCATTCTGGAGGATGACTCATTGCCGAAGCCGTTATTGAGCCGACTGCCGTAATAAAGCTGCGCGAGTGTCCGAATACTGTGTCATATGCTTCTTTCGGGAAGTGATCGAGTGATCCGTGGTTGAACGACGCACTGTTCAGATCGCCGAGCTACATTAGGACGACGGTCCGTATCCGGTCTTTGCGATGATACGCCGTGCGTAACAAGTGGTTTTCTTTTATTCCGGCGTAGGCGCACCAGTTGCTGCCGGGCTATTGGAAGCGGTGATTGGGTTGGAGTGTCACAAGTTTATCGCGTGTGGCGGATGTGTTGTGTTGGAAAGGAATATTGCGGTTGGCGGCTTGATCATCGTTGCGGCAGTGCGTGATGAAGGTATTTCCTACCACTCATCTGTCCCCAAGCCGTGAAATAGAAGTCGACGCCGTGGGGTGGCAAGCGCTGGTGCAAACCCTCGACCGTGAGCGGATACCTTGTCGCTTTGGTAAAACGTGGAGACCGATGCTCCCTACCGTGAAACCGTTCAGAAGGTTGAGCGCCGGCGGGCCGAAGGCTGCGTTGCAATCGAGATGGGAGCTGCCGGGATGATGGTAGTTGCGCAGTTTCGGGAAGTAGCGTTTGGGCAGATATTGTACGGTGGTGACGATATAAGCGGACTAACCCGTGATAGTCGAGCGGTACAATCGCGTGCTGCGATTCGTGAGCGTATCTTTTGGCTGAGTGCCGATGCTTTTTTGCGGATGTAACCTGCCCCGATAGGGTAGGTGATTGCACGGTGCAGTGGTCGACGTGCCAGTTGCGTTGGCTGTCTTGTCTCTCCGATAGGGTAGGTGATTGCAACAGCAATCCATCAGCGAGATGCTGCTAGGTGGTTATAGTTTGAATCTGCATTGCCAGTCCATCGATACGGGATGGCACCAACAGCGTCAGGTATTGGTGGAACATATTCTTTCCCGGACTACGACACCGGTGGATAGCAGAAGCAATCACGATCTCTCGCTGAAGTACCATAGCGATTTGGAACAACCGGTCAGCGAGCTTCGCTACGGCGTGATAGAGCTGAGGTTCCATACCGTTGGCATCACAATCAGCAAGGTAAGCAAACACATCACCGTCAATCCAAGACCCACGCGTAAAAAATCGCCGAAGCGATAATTACCCGGCCCCATCATCAAGCTATTAACAGGATGGGCAATTGGGGTAAGAAAGGCTGTAGAACAACCGATGGCAACGGCGACAGCAATCGCTTGCGGATTCACGTGGGCATTCAACGCAGCACTGATCGCGATGGGACCGATAATGAGTGGAGTTACTTGTCCGCCGACCAACTGGGTCATGAGGACAGTCGTTAAAAACAGGCCGGTTAGTAATGCCATTGGTCCATAAACCACTAGCTTACTTGTCAATAGCGTCCCTATTTTCGCGCCTAAACCGGTTTCGGTCAGGGCAATCCCTATTGGCAGCAGGCCAGCGATCATAGTTATCACCCGCCACTCGATGGCGCGATAGGCATCATCCATTGTAATGCAGCCGGATATGATCAACGCTGCGGCACCGGCCAACATTGCCTCGCCCGTGGCAATCCAGCCAGTTGTTGCCGCAAGCAGTACAACCAGTGTAATGACCCCTGCAATCACTGCTTGCCGCCCAACAAGTTGTTCGGCCGGTTGGGTATGTAGGACGATAAAACCGGGCTCCTCGGCCAATTGTTGAATACGGTCTAATGGGCCGGTAATTAGCAAAGCATCACCGGCGGCAAGCGGTATTGTACCGACGTTGGTACGATAACTGCGGCCTTCACGCCAGAGCGAGACAACGGTCAGTCCGAACTTTGTCCGAAAGCGGAGTTGTTGGAGTGTTTGGCCGGTAAACGATGCACGCGGGCCAACGATGACCTCAGCTAGCTCAATTGGTAAGTTTAGGCGATGCCCCGGCGTGCTATTGCGTCCGATGATGCAACCAAACTGTTCGAGTTGGGTCACACGATCTTCCCGACCCAATACCAGCAAAATATCCTCACCTCTCAGTTGTTCGGTAGGTGTCGGATGGAAGATTGCGGTGTGACCACGCCAAATAGCGAGTACGGTCGTGCCGGTCAGAGCACTGATGTTAGCCTCGGCCAAGGTGTTTCCAACGATTTGGGCATCTGGTGGTAGCCGTACTTCCCATAAACGCTGATCGAGCTGATAGAGGCTACGAAGGTCAACTGCACCTGCACCAACCGCAGTGAGG includes the following:
- a CDS encoding CAP domain-containing protein, with the translated sequence MLLSMLPVQSVRAQNRICFTEVPDCIEGRFAEYWQQHGGLPVFGFPITPVFEQEVEGRVYKVQIFERNRFELHPELARPYDVLLGRLGDDLLQRRGTPWQNEPKAPVMQQAGCRYFAETQHLVCDAFLRYWQSHGLEFDGRSGFSEAESLALFGLPLTEPRIETNSSGDTVLTQWFERARFELHPYLGPEVVLLGLLGREAFNVSTPSVVLPDDWLGRLNAYRVLAGLSPVQEDAVLNERCFQHARYMAENSDLTHQQNPSLPYASPDGQICAQHGNVWLGWGTRWQPVHAIDGWMESVGHRLWMLYPTLRLVGFGFYTTASGLQSAAALDVLSNFNEGVDYPGWPVRYPGANQQGVPATIYPITLHWRYFGNAPVVTATELRVVSGATLPHTVSTDLPAGHKGIMIIPAQPLPALATIEVTVAGNYDGRTFTYTWRFQTGW
- a CDS encoding SLC13 family permease, with the protein product MTSLFPLSLAEILLVIITLTGLGCIISGRLRPDLAALLVLIALGVTRVISSQEAFSGFSNSAVITIIGLSVITAALEQTGAVRWVAHHLAGLSGKSETRMIALFMIAGALLSLVMNNIAAGAVLLPAAVQVARQAQIPASKILMPLSFGTLLGGMATLFTTANIILSGNLIAQGQRGLTMADFLVSGGPMVITGLLYMLFIGRKLLPTRETTGLTAVGAGAVDLRSLYQLDQRLWEVRLPPDAQIVGNTLAEANISALTGTTVLAIWRGHTAIFHPTPTEQLRGEDILLVLGREDRVTQLEQFGCIIGRNSTPGHRLNLPIELAEVIVGPRASFTGQTLQQLRFRTKFGLTVVSLWREGRSYRTNVGTIPLAAGDALLITGPLDRIQQLAEEPGFIVLHTQPAEQLVGRQAVIAGVITLVVLLAATTGWIATGEAMLAGAAALIISGCITMDDAYRAIEWRVITMIAGLLPIGIALTETGLGAKIGTLLTSKLVVYGPMALLTGLFLTTVLMTQLVGGQVTPLIIGPIAISAALNAHVNPQAIAVAVAIGCSTAFLTPIAHPVNSLMMGPGNYRFGDFLRVGLGLTVMCLLTLLIVMPTVWNLSSITP
- a CDS encoding AAA family ATPase, with the translated sequence MSTVSETAIAEIHRVATAIRARIGEIIVGKETIIDLLLAALLCEGHVLLEDVPGTGKTTLARALAGALGCTFQRIQFTPDLLPSDITGLSFFNQKIGEFQFRPGPIFAQIVLTDEINRATPRTQSALLEAMQERTVSIDGETRSLPRPFLVIATQNPIELEGTFPLPEAQLDRFLIKVAMGYPSAAEEEEIVRRSLVPANSTVVSPVVSAETVRTLQAAVRTVAISPPVRQYLVAIARATRGHPDIELGASPRGSLALAHLAQAWAAMAGRNFVLPDDVKVMVIPALNHRLILTAEARLRGQTTTVILQRLLDQIPVPVEGEVA
- a CDS encoding phosphorylase family protein, with protein sequence METDAPYRETVQKVERRRAEGCVAIEMGAAGMMVVAQFREVAFGQILYGGDDISGLTRDSRAVQSRAAIRERIFWLSADAFLRM
- the dps gene encoding DNA starvation/stationary phase protection protein Dps, with protein sequence MTQTTEFVTRIDLPLERRRTLTAMLNQQLADTFDLMSQTKQAHWNVKGSQFIALHELFDELASHLSGFVDTLAERVTALGGMAMGTVRMAAATSRLPEYPTDITDGMAHVAALADRFAAYAHTTRQAITTAADLGDQATADLLTEIARTIDKDLWFLEAHLQG